Genomic segment of Fischerella sp. PCC 9605:
TTTTTTCAGAAATCGGGTTTGTTTTTGTCCAAAACAGTTGAGAAAATTTACACATGATGTTGGTAAATACAATTACTTGGATAACTGATTTTACCTCCAGTCAATTTTTTCCTCTATTAGCAACCGCGACAGAATCAGACAGCACTTCAGTCATGGCAGGAGTGCTGATGAGTTTGGTAGTGATTTATCTTGCTAGTATTATTGGCAGTGAAATTTGTGCCCGTTTGAACATGCCACCAGTGTTAGGGCAATTACTGGGTGGTTTAATAGTAGGAATATCAGCCTTTCACCTGCTGGTATTTCCTGAAGGTGGAGGTAATAGTAGTAACTCAATACTAGTTCATTTCTTAATAGCCACCACAGGTTTAAGTTTGGATGGAGCAACAACAATATTTCAAATAGATAGCGAAGTCATTTCAGTGTTGGCAGAAATAGGTGTAGTAATTCTGCTGTTTGAAATTGGTTTGGAATCAGATTTAAAAGAATTGCTCAAAGTCGGGCCTCAGTCAGCAATAGTGGCAGTGGTGGGAGTAGCAGCTCCATTTGCTGCTGGTACTTTAGGATTAATGTACTTATTCGGCGTACCTGCTATACCCGCAATTTTTGCTGGTGCAGCCCTGACTGCAACTAGTATCGGTATTACCGCTAAGGTTTTGGCAGAACTGCAATATCTCAATCGCAAAGAAGGTCAAATTATCATTGGTGCTGCTGTTTTAGACGACGTACTTGGCATTATCATCCTGGCTGTGGTGGCGAGTCTGGCAAAAACCGGAGAAGTAGAACTGACAAATGTACTGTATTTAATTGTGAGTGCAGTGGTATTCTTAGTTGGGGCTGTTCTATTAGGTCGTCTTTTCAATCCTTACTTTGTCAAGATAGTGGATGAATTGAAAACTCGCGGACAGTTGTTAATTCCTGCCCTAATTTTTGCTTTTGTTTTATCTTACATCGCTACAGCCATCAGATTAGAAGCAATTCTGGGAGCTTTCACTGCTGGCTTGGTATTAGCAGAAACACAGAAATGTCGAGCGCTAAAAAACCAAGTCGTTCCGATTGCAGATATGCTAGTGCCGATTTTCTTTGTGGCTGTGAGTGCCAAAACTAACATTAGTGTATTGAATCCATTTGTGCCTGAAAATCGCGAGGGGTTGATAATCGCGACATTCTTGATTTTGGTAGCAATTCTGGGTAAGGTAGTCAGCGGCTTTACAGTATTTGGTCAAGGAGACACTAATCGGTTAGCAATTGGTGTTGGCATGATTCCACGCGGCGAGGTAGGTCTGGTATTTGCCGGAATCGGCTCAACTAGCGGCGTTTTATCTGGTTCTTTAGATGCTGCCATTATTATGATGGTGATTTTGACAACCTTTTTAGCACCACCCTTAATATCATTAGTGTTTCAAAAGCCAACAATAGCGGAAGGGGAAAGAGTCTAATTCTTTCTCCTTTCCCCTTCGTTTAATAAGAGGTATCGAAATGCCAACTATTGCTAAAAACAACCATGTAATTACGGTGATAATTATCTTTGCCGTCAAACCAGATTGTCAGGAGGAACTGATAGACACAATTATTGAATTCCTGGAAACAACGGTGAAGCATCAGCCTGGTTTTGTTTCATCCAGCATCCACAAAAGTATAGATGGGGTGCGGGTGATGAATTATGCTCAATGGCAAACCTTGGAAGACTACAAGGCTTTTATCAACAATCCCCAAGTGCAAGCAAAAGCAGCAAAACTCGGAAACTTTTCTAAACCAGAGTCACACGTCTACGAAGTCGTTGTTTCCAAACCCGATGATGCCACACTCAAAATTACTAAAGGCGGTTTGATTCACCTTGCCGAATTTCGAGTCAAGCCAGAAAACCAGATGCGCTTAGTGGAATTAGAGAGGGAATACGTAGGGGTTGGTTTGCAAAATC
This window contains:
- a CDS encoding cation:proton antiporter: MMLVNTITWITDFTSSQFFPLLATATESDSTSVMAGVLMSLVVIYLASIIGSEICARLNMPPVLGQLLGGLIVGISAFHLLVFPEGGGNSSNSILVHFLIATTGLSLDGATTIFQIDSEVISVLAEIGVVILLFEIGLESDLKELLKVGPQSAIVAVVGVAAPFAAGTLGLMYLFGVPAIPAIFAGAALTATSIGITAKVLAELQYLNRKEGQIIIGAAVLDDVLGIIILAVVASLAKTGEVELTNVLYLIVSAVVFLVGAVLLGRLFNPYFVKIVDELKTRGQLLIPALIFAFVLSYIATAIRLEAILGAFTAGLVLAETQKCRALKNQVVPIADMLVPIFFVAVSAKTNISVLNPFVPENREGLIIATFLILVAILGKVVSGFTVFGQGDTNRLAIGVGMIPRGEVGLVFAGIGSTSGVLSGSLDAAIIMMVILTTFLAPPLISLVFQKPTIAEGERV
- a CDS encoding antibiotic biosynthesis monooxygenase; protein product: MPTIAKNNHVITVIIIFAVKPDCQEELIDTIIEFLETTVKHQPGFVSSSIHKSIDGVRVMNYAQWQTLEDYKAFINNPQVQAKAAKLGNFSKPESHVYEVVVSKPDDATLKITKGGLIHLAEFRVKPENQMRLVELEREYVGVGLQNPGLLSANFHRSLDGVHNVNYGQWRSFDDFEELLEDPKYKPLNEYWQGLAENEFHLYEVVYTQPDD